Proteins from a single region of Carassius gibelio isolate Cgi1373 ecotype wild population from Czech Republic chromosome B15, carGib1.2-hapl.c, whole genome shotgun sequence:
- the LOC127972970 gene encoding zinc finger protein 501-like isoform X2, which translates to MKILRNKQMEVKEQKQELNKEEEHRNFKTQRRKLKKQHTCSQCGKTFTLKSGLSNHMWHHSGEKLFNCDTCGKKYASISNLKVHLKLHSDEKPYVCSVCGKAFFQLNCCNRHQKTHDEVRDHMCCECGKSFTTVGQLKQHRRIHTGEKPYKCSYCDKSFSQPGNLKSHERVHTGEKPYRCTQCGESFKYSTVLNEHLHIHSGEKAFNCDQCGKEFYSPSQLKRHQRIHTNGKPYVCSYCGKSFSVLLSLNDHQKLHTGEKDHVCSECGKRFTTSSQLKCHQRVHTGEKPYKCSYCEKSFSQLPHQKTHERIHTGEKPYICTQCGDRFKHSNSLVLHMKKHFPSSPIHSSS; encoded by the exons atgaagatactgaggaacaaacag ATGGAGGTGAAAGAGCAAAAACAAGAACTAAATAAAGAAGAGGAGCATCGTAACTTCAAAACtcaaagaagaaaattaaaaaagcagCACACCTGCTCACAGTGCGGAAAGACTTTCACACTTAAATCAGGTCTCAGTAATCATATGTGGCACCACTCTGGAGAAAAGCTATTTAACTGTGATACGTGTGGTAAAAAATATGCCTCGATATCAAACCTAAAAGTTCACTTGAAACTTCATTCAGATGAGAAACCTTATGTGTGTTCTGTCTGTGGAAAGGCTTTCTTTCAGCTTAACTGTTGTAATCGGCATCAGAAAACACACGATGAAGTGAGAGATCACATGTGTTGTGAGTGTGGGAAGAGCTTTACTACAGTTGGACAGCTGAAGCAGCATCGgcgaattcacactggagaaaaaccttacaagtgCTCATATTGTGACAAGAGCTTCTCTCAACCTGGAAATCTGAAATCACACGAGCGAGTTCATACCGGAGAGAAGCCGTATCGATGCACTCAGTGTGGAGAGAGTTTCAAATATTCAACAGTTCTCAATGAACATCTTCACATTCACTCTGGAGAAAAGGCATTTAACTGTGATCAGTGTGGTAAAGAGTTTTATTCACCATCACAACTGAAAAGACACCAGAGAATCCATACGAACGGGAAGCCTTATGTGTGTTCTTATTGTGGGAAGAGTTTTTCAGTGTTGCTCAGTTTAAATGATCACCAGAAATTACACACCGGTGAGAAAGATCATGTGTGTAGtgagtgtggaaagagatttacTACATCTAGCCAACTAAAATGCCACCaaagagttcacactggagaaaaaccgtACAAGTGTTCATACTGTGAGAAGAGTTTCTCTCAGTTGCCACATCAGAAAACACATGAAcggattcacaccggagagaagccgtaCATTTGTACTCAGTGTGGAGACAGGTTTAAACATTCAAACTCTTTAGTGCTTCATATGAAAAAGCATTTTCCATCGAGTCCCATCCATTCCTCCAGTTAG
- the LOC127972957 gene encoding E3 ubiquitin/ISG15 ligase TRIM25 has translation MAESAASRYEDQFICSVCLDRLKEPVTIPCGHSYCMSCITDCWEQKEQEPQYSCPQCRESFSQRPLLKKNTLIAEMMETLQKTSLQTAAVECDVCTTEKSRAVKTCLQCLASFCQTHLQLHYQSPAFMKHKLVQASRNIQENICLSHKKPLDIFCQDDDQCICYLCMIDNHDGHRVVSVDSEWTSKKKELMEKKAECQKLIEERERGQQDLNEAVKFLKSSAEEAVEDIEKVFTELICSLEKKRSEIKEQIRDQEKTEIDRAEKLHKHLVQELTELRKTQAEIEKLLITDDQIHCLKSCPSVCFLPTLENVPSFTQQTQLSFKNISISAFREVLEDVCQQQTARISREVSKVHVAEPPKPETPNEFLQYFCQLHLDPNTVNKNLKLSEGNRKASDSNEVQQYPDHPERFDVYSHVLCIKGLCGRCYWEVECSGNDWSVAVSYRGISRKGKINDCRLGFNNKSWRLTQCYQDFYVRHDDKQVRLSPFHSSRIGVYLDHRAGTLSFYSVSDTMTLLYTFQTTFTEPLYPAFGIGEGFIRIIEQKRILQTHK, from the exons CTGTTCAGTGTGTTTGGATCGGCTGAAGGAGCCGGTGACGattccctgtggacacagttactgtatgagCTGTATTACTGACTGCTGGGAGCAGAAGGAGCAGGAGCCGCAGTACAGCTGTCCCCAATGCAGAGAGAGCTTCAGTCAGAGACCTCTCCTGAAGAAGAACACTCTGATAGCGGAGATGATGGAGACGCTGCAGAAGACGTCTCTACAAACGGCTGCTGTGGAGTGTGATGTTTGCACTACAGAGAAGAGCAGAGCTGTAAAGACCTGTCTGCAGTGCTTGGCCTCCTTCTGTCAAACTCACCTGCAGCTTCACTATCAATCTCCTGCGTTTATGAAGCATAAACTAGTCCAAGCCTCCAGAAACATTCAGGAGAACATCTGCCTCAGTCATAAAAAACCTCTGGATATTTTCTGTCAGGATGATGATCAATGCATCTGTTATTTGTGTATGATTGATAACCATGATGGCCACAGAGTGGTGTCTGTGGATTCAGAATGGACTAGTAAAaag AAAGAGTTAATGGAGAAAAAGGCTGAATGTCAAAAGCTAATCGAGGAGCGTGAGAGAGGTCAACAAGATCTCAATGAAGCTGTGAAGTTCCTCAAA AGTTCAGCAGAAGAGGCCGTGGAGGACATTGAGAAGGTCTTCACTGAGCTCATCTGCTCTCTGGAGAAGAAACGCTCTGAGATTAAAGagcagatcagagatcaggagaAGACTGAGATAGATCGAGCAGAGAAACTTCACAAACATCTTGTTCAAGAGCTGACTGAACTCAGAAAAACACAAGCAGAGATTGAGAAACTTCTGATTACTGATGATCAGATCCATTGTCTGAAG AGCTGTCCGTCTGTGTGTTTTTTACCCACACTGGAAAACGTTCCCAGCTTCACTCAACAAACTCAActgtcttttaaaaacatttcaatctCAGCATTCAGAGAAGTTTTGGAGGACGTCTGTCAACAACAAACAGCCAGAATATCCAGagaag TGTCAAAGGTCCATGTTGCAGAGCCTCCAAAACCTGAAACCCCAAATGAGTTTTTGCAGT ATTTCTGTCAACTTCACCTGGATCCAAACACTGTGAACAAAAATCTCAAACTGTCTGAAGGCAACAGAAAAGCATCAGATTCAAATGAAGTCCAGCAATATCCTGATCACCCAGAGCGATTCGATGTATATTCCCATGTCCTGTGTATAAAGGGTTTGTGCGGTCGCTGTTACTGGGAGGTTGAGTGCAGTGGGAACGACTGGTCTGTAGCAGTTTCCTACAGAGGAATTAGTCGTAAAGGAAAAATTAATGACTGCCGACTTGGGTTTAATAACAAGTCCTGGAGACTGACCCAATGTTATCAGGATTTCTATGTCAGACATGATGATAAACAAGTCCGTCTCTCTCCTTTCCATTCCTCTAGAATAGGAGTGTATCtggatcacagagcaggaactctgtccttctacagcgtctctgacacaatgacTCTTCTTTACACATTCCAGACCACTTTCACTGAACCCCTCTACCCTGCGTTTGGGATTGGAGAAGGTTTTATCAGGATcattgagcagaagagaattctccAAACCCACAAATAA
- the LOC127972970 gene encoding zinc finger protein 501-like isoform X1, with amino-acid sequence MSDPETSRMFYEDTEEQTEQMEVKEQKQELNKEEEHRNFKTQRRKLKKQHTCSQCGKTFTLKSGLSNHMWHHSGEKLFNCDTCGKKYASISNLKVHLKLHSDEKPYVCSVCGKAFFQLNCCNRHQKTHDEVRDHMCCECGKSFTTVGQLKQHRRIHTGEKPYKCSYCDKSFSQPGNLKSHERVHTGEKPYRCTQCGESFKYSTVLNEHLHIHSGEKAFNCDQCGKEFYSPSQLKRHQRIHTNGKPYVCSYCGKSFSVLLSLNDHQKLHTGEKDHVCSECGKRFTTSSQLKCHQRVHTGEKPYKCSYCEKSFSQLPHQKTHERIHTGEKPYICTQCGDRFKHSNSLVLHMKKHFPSSPIHSSS; translated from the exons ATGAGTGATCCAGAAACATCCAGAATGTTTtatgaagatactgaggaacaaacag aaCAGATGGAGGTGAAAGAGCAAAAACAAGAACTAAATAAAGAAGAGGAGCATCGTAACTTCAAAACtcaaagaagaaaattaaaaaagcagCACACCTGCTCACAGTGCGGAAAGACTTTCACACTTAAATCAGGTCTCAGTAATCATATGTGGCACCACTCTGGAGAAAAGCTATTTAACTGTGATACGTGTGGTAAAAAATATGCCTCGATATCAAACCTAAAAGTTCACTTGAAACTTCATTCAGATGAGAAACCTTATGTGTGTTCTGTCTGTGGAAAGGCTTTCTTTCAGCTTAACTGTTGTAATCGGCATCAGAAAACACACGATGAAGTGAGAGATCACATGTGTTGTGAGTGTGGGAAGAGCTTTACTACAGTTGGACAGCTGAAGCAGCATCGgcgaattcacactggagaaaaaccttacaagtgCTCATATTGTGACAAGAGCTTCTCTCAACCTGGAAATCTGAAATCACACGAGCGAGTTCATACCGGAGAGAAGCCGTATCGATGCACTCAGTGTGGAGAGAGTTTCAAATATTCAACAGTTCTCAATGAACATCTTCACATTCACTCTGGAGAAAAGGCATTTAACTGTGATCAGTGTGGTAAAGAGTTTTATTCACCATCACAACTGAAAAGACACCAGAGAATCCATACGAACGGGAAGCCTTATGTGTGTTCTTATTGTGGGAAGAGTTTTTCAGTGTTGCTCAGTTTAAATGATCACCAGAAATTACACACCGGTGAGAAAGATCATGTGTGTAGtgagtgtggaaagagatttacTACATCTAGCCAACTAAAATGCCACCaaagagttcacactggagaaaaaccgtACAAGTGTTCATACTGTGAGAAGAGTTTCTCTCAGTTGCCACATCAGAAAACACATGAAcggattcacaccggagagaagccgtaCATTTGTACTCAGTGTGGAGACAGGTTTAAACATTCAAACTCTTTAGTGCTTCATATGAAAAAGCATTTTCCATCGAGTCCCATCCATTCCTCCAGTTAG
- the LOC127972967 gene encoding zinc finger protein 501-like gives MSDPETSRMNHEDTEEPTDWMEVKEQRQELNEEVEHCSFKTQRGKSKKQHTCSQCGKTFTLKSSLSNHMWHHSGEKPFNCDTCGKKYTSISNLRAHMKLHLDKPYVCSICGKTFTLKSGLSNHMWHHSGEKPFNCDTCGKKYTSISNLNLHMKLHSDKKTYVCSVCEKTFSQLNYCNRHQKTHDEVRDHMCCECGKSFTTVGQLKQHQRIHTGEKPYKCSYCDKSFSQPGSLKSHERVHTGEKPYRCTQCGESFKYSTVLNEHLHIHSGEKAFNCDQCGKEFYSPSQLKRHQRIHTNWKPYVCSYCGKSFSLLPRFILHQKSHTGEKNFMCSECGKRFTTSSQLKCHQRVHTGEKPYKCSYCEKSFSQWTQQKSHERIHTGEKPYICTQCGDSFRNSNSLVLHMKKHFPSNPIHSSS, from the exons ATGAGTGATCCAGAAACATCCAGAATGAAtcatgaagatactgaggaaccaACAG atTGGATGGAGGTGAAAGAGCAAAGGCAGGAATTAAATGAGGAGGTGGAGCATTGTAGCTTCAAAACTCAAAGAGGAAAATCAAAGAAGCAGCACACCTGCTCACAGTGCGGAAAGACTTTCACACTTAAATCAAGTCTCAGTAATCATATGTGGCACCACTCTGGAGAAAAACCATTTAACTGTGATACATGTGGTAAAAAATATACTTCGATATCAAACCTAAGAGCTCACATGAAACTTCATTTAGATAAACCTTATGTTTGTTCTATCTGTGGAAAGACTTTCACACTTAAATCAGGTCTCAGTAATCATATGTGGCACCACTCTGGAGAAAAACCATTTAACTGTGATACGTGTGGTAAAAAATATACTTCGATATCAAATCTAAATCTTCACATGAAACTTCATTCGGATAAGAAGACTTATGTGTGTTCTGTCTGTGAAAAGACTTTCTCTCAGCTTAACTATTGTAATCGGCATCAGAAAACACACGATGAAGTGAGAGATCACATGTGTTGTGAGTGTGGGAAGAGCTTTACTACAGTTGGACAGCTGAAGCAGCATCAgcgaattcacactggagaaaaaccttacaagtgCTCATATTGTGACAAGAGCTTCTCTCAACCTGGAAGTCTGAAATCACACGAGCGAGTTCATACTGGAGAAAAGCCGTATCGATGCACTCAGTGTGGAGAGAGTTTCAAATATTCAACAGTTCTCAATGAACATCTTCACATTCACTCTGGAGAAAAGGCATTTAACTGTGATCAGTGTGGTAAAGAGTTTTATTCACCATCACAACTGAAAAGACACCAGAGAATCCATACGAACTGGAAGCCTTATGTGTGTTCTTATTGTGGGAAGAGTTTTTCACTGTTGCCCAGGTTTATTCTTCACCAGAAATCACACACCGGTGAGAAAAATTTCATGTGTAGtgagtgtggaaagagatttacTACATCTAGTCAACTAAAATGCCACCaaagagttcacactggagaaaaaccataCAAGTGCTCATACTGTGAGAAGAGTTTCTCCCAGTGGACACAGCAGAAATCACATGAAcggattcacaccggagagaagccgtaCATTTGTACTCAGTGTGGAGACAGTTTTAGAAATTCAAACTCTTTAGTGCTTCATATGAAAAAGCATTTTCCATCGAATCCCATACATTCCTCCAGTTAG